A genomic region of Thunnus albacares chromosome 2, fThuAlb1.1, whole genome shotgun sequence contains the following coding sequences:
- the LOC122997942 gene encoding transmembrane protein 252-like: protein MNMDVKKTMLSLARLVLPGMGFGLTCMGIYLVSLPNEPKYTWSIIPAYIMVVVGFLVTLVGVFWTICHSMKSKMYQRGGHQQHIHVYTIERPSSFPPSYEESQSSHVSLDTVPEFGVTVEGVDVVMSLAPPLYTQDSSEVPDCTWSWEQPPSYSQVEQVHAEEQREALSGH from the exons ATGAACATGGATGTGAAGAAGACGATGTTGTCTCTGGCCCGTTTGGTGCTGCCTGGCATGGGATTTGGATTGACATGCATGGGGATCTACTTGGTGTCCCTGCCGAACGAGCCCAAGTACACTTGGAGTATCATCCCTGCATATATTATGGTTGTGGTCGGCTTCCTCGTGACCCTCGTCGGGGTCTTCTGGACCATCTGCCACAGCATGAAGAGCAAGATGTACCAGAGAGGAGGACACCAACAGCACATCCATGTTTACACCATTGAGAG ACCCAGCTCCTTCCCTCCATCGTACGAGGAGTCCCAGAGCAGCCATGTCTCTCTGGATACAGTCCCTGAGTTTGGGGTCACAGTCGAGGGGGTGGATGTGGTGATGAGCCTGGCTCCTCCACTCTACACTCAAGACAGCTCAGAGGTCCCAGACTGCACGTGGAGCTGGGAGCAGCCTCCCAGTTACAGTCAGGTGGAGCAGGTGCatgcagaggagcagagggaggcTTTGTCTGGACACTGA